The following coding sequences are from one Oncorhynchus nerka isolate Pitt River linkage group LG6, Oner_Uvic_2.0, whole genome shotgun sequence window:
- the LOC115131155 gene encoding P2Y purinoceptor 4, with translation MDSAINSHLVQNLSILLSAGYSNETCRFDEEFKYILLPVSYSLVCVLGLVLNSVALWMFLTKMRPWNTSTVYMFHLALSDFLYVLSLPTLIYYYANRSHWPFGVAACKIVRFLFYANLYSSILFLTCISVHRYLGICHPIKALTMVKPRHAHAVCGMVWAAVTACLVPNLIFVTTSQRDNDTMCHDTTNPEQFEEYVDYSSAVMILLFGVPFMVIMVCYCLMALALCRPRRGLSSSQQNSPSRTKSIKLIVVVLVVFAVCFVPFHITRTLYYTYRVLNAKCEFLNKVNFAYKITRPLASVNSCIDPLLYFLAGDHYRSKLVKALTGNRPTTTSLSAACLKKRPKKNHEIALVYKNPEPKASVEPMR, from the coding sequence ATGGACTCAGCCATTAACAGCCACCTTGTGCAGAACCTGTCCATTCTTCTGAGTGCTGGTTATTCCAACGAGACCTGTCGCTTTGATGAGGAGTTTAAGTACATCCTACTGCCTGTTTCCTATAgcctggtgtgtgttctgggtCTGGTGCTGAACTCTGTGGCTCTGTGGATGTTCCTGACCAAGATGCGACCGTGGAACACCAGCACCGTCTACATGTTCCACCTGGCCCTCTCAGACTTCCTGTACGTTCTCTCCCTGCCCACCCTCATCTACTACTACGCTAACCGCAGCCACTGGCCTTTCGGCGTGGCCGCCTGCAAGATCGTCCGCTTCTTGTTCTACGCCAACCTCTACAGCAGCATCCTCTTCCTCACCTGCATCAGCGTCCACCGCTACCTGGGCATCTGCCACCCCATCAAGGCCCTGACCATGGTGAAGCCACGCCATGCCCACGCCGTGTGTGGAATGGTGTGGGCTGCTGTCACGGCGTGTCTGGTGCCCAACCTCATCTTTGTCACCACCAGCCAGAGGGACAACGACACGATGTGTCACGATACGACCAATCCCGAGCAGTTTGAGGAGTATGTGGACTACAGCTCTGCGGTCATGATCCTGCTGTTCGGCGTCCCCTTCATGGTTATCATGGTCTGCTACTGTCTGATGGCACTGGCTCTGTGTCGGCCCAGACGGGGGCTCTCGTCCAGCCAGCAGAACTCACCCTCCCGCACCAAGTCCATCAAGCTGattgtggtggtgctggtggtgttcGCCGTGTGTTTTGTACCCTTCCATATCACACGCACCCTCTACTATACCTACCGTGTACTGAATGCCAAATGTGAATTCCTGAACAAAGTCAACTTTGCCTATAAGATCACCAGGCCTCTGGCCAGTGTGAACAGTTGTATTGATCCCCTCCTGTATTTCCTGGCTGGGGATCACTACCGCTCTAAGCTGGTCAAAGCTCTCACTGGAAATAGACCGACAACCACcagcctctctgctgcctgcctgAAAAAGCGCCCCAAAAAGAACCATGAGATCGCGCTGGTCTATAAGAACCCAGAGCCTAAAGCCAGCGTTGAACCTATGAGATAG